A DNA window from candidate division KSB1 bacterium contains the following coding sequences:
- a CDS encoding DoxX family membrane protein, translating to MKSDSMKWMFLALRWFIGALFIYAAIAKIANPMAFAAQVDNYRLLPYFWVTLVAAILPWLELACGLLLIFGKWLPGTTLVLVILNLAFLIAIITALAKGLDISCGCFSVGGEGTRIGIKKLIENILLSLATIAIYWHVLSSSAKKDE from the coding sequence TTGAAAAGTGACAGCATGAAATGGATGTTTCTGGCACTGCGGTGGTTCATCGGCGCCCTATTTATTTATGCCGCAATCGCCAAAATTGCCAACCCGATGGCATTTGCCGCACAGGTGGATAACTATCGTCTGCTGCCTTATTTTTGGGTCACGCTGGTAGCGGCGATCTTGCCGTGGCTGGAATTGGCTTGCGGCCTGTTGCTGATCTTTGGCAAATGGCTGCCAGGCACGACGCTGGTATTGGTGATTCTCAATCTGGCTTTTCTGATTGCCATCATTACCGCACTGGCGAAAGGATTGGATATTAGCTGCGGCTGCTTTTCGGTTGGCGGTGAAGGCACGCGTATCGGGATCAAAAAACTGATTGAGAATATTCTGCTCTCTCTGGCCACGATAGCGATTTATTGGCATGTGCTATCCTCCAGTGCAAAAAAAGACGAATAA
- a CDS encoding rhodanese-like domain-containing protein yields MKWIPKYALQQAIIITVLAAVIGLAVNSFHPRKVALASKRPPLKYAADSLFAEDLPSVNIIGQNDFIRLTPKPGEELIIVNAKQVRQLVSHQQGILLDARTPAEYEAGHLPGAMLLPFDLLYDYDQQLTALPKDKWLICYCDGPPCDLGELLAKELQLRDFEKVAVYQDGVNDWKKSYAVVKGKEAGEFEK; encoded by the coding sequence ATGAAATGGATTCCAAAATATGCCCTTCAGCAGGCCATCATCATTACGGTGCTGGCCGCGGTGATCGGGCTGGCGGTCAATAGCTTTCATCCCCGAAAAGTAGCGCTGGCATCCAAGCGGCCGCCGTTGAAATATGCCGCTGATTCGCTGTTTGCCGAGGACCTGCCGTCGGTAAACATCATTGGCCAGAACGATTTCATTCGACTGACGCCAAAGCCAGGCGAGGAGCTGATTATCGTCAACGCTAAACAAGTGCGGCAACTTGTTTCGCATCAGCAGGGAATTTTATTGGATGCAAGAACTCCAGCCGAGTACGAAGCTGGTCATCTCCCTGGCGCCATGCTGTTGCCTTTCGACTTGCTGTATGATTACGATCAGCAGCTCACAGCGCTGCCCAAAGACAAATGGCTCATCTGCTACTGTGACGGTCCGCCCTGCGACCTGGGCGAATTGCTGGCAAAAGAGTTACAGCTACGGGATTTTGAGAAGGTGGCCGTTTATCAGGACGGTGTGAACGATTGGAAGAAATCGTATGCGGTGGTCAAAGGAAAGGAGGCGGGTGAATTTGAAAAGTGA